The region AGCCGGAGGCCGGTGCCCAGCTGCCGCTGACCCGCCAGCCGCCGTCGACGCGCTGGGCCGCAGTCTTCGGCGTGAGCACCTGGCACACCTTGGTGTCCGGGTCGGTGCCGAAGACCTCTTCCTGGGCCCGGTCGGGAAAGAGCCCGGTCAGCCAGTCCCCGCAGCCGAGGATCAGCACCAGCCAGCCCGCCGACGCGTCGCCCCGGGTCACCTCGACGGTAGCGTCCATGACGGTGCGCAGGTCGTGCTCCAGCCCGCCGAACCGGCGCGGCACCCACGCGCGGAACAGACCGGCCTCGTCGAGCGCGGCGATCGACTGGTCGGCGAGCCGGCGTTCCTGCTCGCCCTCGGCGCGATTGCGCTCCAAAAGCGGCCGCAGCGCCGCCGCCCGTCTGATGAGGTCCTCCCGCGCATCGGTCCACATGGTCGACTCCCTCGCCGTCACTGATCCCGATGATCAGTGTGCACGGGTCGGAACTCGCGCATGTCACCCGGGACCGCCGCGATTTCAACGGAAATCGGCATACCCCGGGGCACGGCGGGAGACGGCGCGGGAACTGGGGGCGACGGCGAGATCGGCACCGATCCGGGCCGCCGTTTCCAGCAGTGGTGGCAGCAGGTTCCGGCGCGCGTCTTCGGGACTGGTGCGGGAGGCGTGCGAGGAGACGTTCACCGCCGCGACCACCCGGTTGGCGCGGTCCCGGATCGGGGCCGCTATCGAGCGCAGGCCCGCCTCCAGCTCCTGGTCCACCAGGGCCCAGCCCTGCTCGCGGATGCGCGCCAGCTCGGTCTTGAGCTCGGCGGGGCTCGTTATGGTGTGCGGGCCCAGCGGCGCGAGGTCCACTTCGGACAGATAGCCGTCCAGCGCGGCGGGGTCGAGGTCCGCGAGGATGACCCGACCCATCGAGGTGGCGTAGGCGGGAAAGCGGGTGCCGATGTTGATCGACACGGTCATGATCCGCGAGGTGGGCACCCGGGCGACGTAGACGATGTCCGCGCCGTCCAGCACCGACACCGACGCCGACTCGTGCACCTCGGCCACCAGCCGCTCCAGGTACGGCTGGGCGATCTCCGGCAGCGACACACTCGACAGGTAAGCGAAGCCCAACTCCAGCACGCGTGGCGTCAGCGCGAAGACCCGGCCGTCGGTCCACACGTAACCGAGGTGCACCAGGGTATGCAGGAACCGCCGGGCCGCCGCGCGCGACAGATCGGTCGCGCGGGCGACCTCGGAGAGCGTCATCTCCGGATTGGACTCGTTGAACGCGCGGATCACCATGAGCCCGCGCGCCAGCGACTGGACGTAACCGCCGCTCGTGTCGGACACGGACTCCATGACGATCTCCTGCGGGTCTCGGGTCAATCCGGCCGCTGTTCGGTGCGGCTCTTGTTGGCGATCGCGAAGGCGCTGTTGGCGCGGGGAACCACGGCGTAGAGCGCGACGTGCATCAGCACCTCGCGGCTCTGCTCGGGTACGACCCCGTTGCGACGGGCCTCCTTCACGTGCATCGCGAACTCATCCTCGCAGCCCACCGCCGCCAGGATCGCCAGCGTCAGCATGCTGCGCACAGGTTCCTCGTGAAGTGGTCCAGCAGCAGCCGGTTGACCGCCTCCGGCTGTTCGGCGTTGGCCAGGTGCGCTGCCGGGGACAGCACCTCCAGGCGGGCACCCGGAACGGCGGCGGCGATCCGTTCGGCGTGCGGCGGCGGCGTGGCCGGGTCTTCGGCGCCGGCGATGACCAGCGTCGGCGCGGTGATCTCACCGAGCTTGGGCAACAGGTCCATCTCCGCGATGGCCTCGCAGCAGCCCGCGTAGCCCTCGGCGTCGGCGGCGACGAGCATGCCGCCGAACTTTTCGACGATGTCCGCCCGTCCGGCCAGTTCCGGCGTGAACCACTTCGGCAGCGACGGCACGACCATCGCCCGGGTGTCCCGCTGCCGTACCAGGGCAGCGCGGTCCCGCCACATCGACGCCGGGCCCAGCTCGGCGGAGGTGCAGATCAGCGCGAGCCGGTCGATGCGCTCCGGCGCGTGCTCGGCCAGCCACATGCCTGTCATGCCGCCCAGCGATAGCCCGGCGAAGTGCGCCTTGCGGACGCCGAGGGCGTCCAGCAACGCCAGTACATCGCGGCCGAGTTGCTTGAGGGTGTACGGACCGGGCTTGGCCGGGGTGGCACCGTGGCCGCGCTGGTCGTAGCGCAGCACCTGGAACTCCCGCGTCAGCGCGGGAACCTGCTCGTCCCACAGCGTCAGGTCGGTTCCCAGCGAGTTGGACAGCACGACGACCGGAGCACCGTCCGGTCCGGTCAGCTCGTAGTTCACGTTCACCGGTTCTCCCATTCGGCGTGTGCGACTAGCGCGCAGTCGATGAAGGCGTGGGCGGCGCCCGGCCAGCGTCCGGGTTCCATGTGTGATCGCAGCTCCCCCTGCGCCGAGCCTGTTCTCCGGTGTCGTTCCAACGCAAGCCCGGGACGCACTCAGGCGTGCAGGACGACGGCCAGTCCCTGGCCGACGCCGATGCAGATGGCGGCGAGGCCCCAGCCCCCGCCGGCGCGGTGGAGTTGGTGGGCGAGGCTGCCCAGGATCCGGGCGCCGGAGGCGCCCAGCGGATGGCCGATCGCGATCGCGCCGCCCTGCACGTTGACGATTTCCGGGTCCAGCCCGGGCCATTCGGCCAGGCAGGCCAACGACTGCGCGGCGAATGCCTCGTTGAGCTCGACGGCGGTCAGGTCGCCCCAGCCGATGCCCGCTCGGCGCAGCGCGGTATTGGCCGCCGCCACCGGTCCGATGCCGAACACCTCCGGGGCGACCCCGGCCGCGCCGCGGCTCACGATCCGAGCCAGCGGGTGCGCCCCGATTCGTTGCGCGGCCTGCTCGTTGCCGACCAGCAGCGCGGCGGCGCCGTCGTTGAGCGGGGAGGAATTGCCCGCGGTCACCGTGCCGTCGGGGCGGAACACCGGCTTGAGTTTGCCCAGCGACGCCAGCGAACTGTCGGCCCGCACTCCCTCGTCGCGGGTGACCTCGGTGCCCGGCACCGGGACCACTTCGGCGTCGAAGAGCCCGGCCGCCCACGCCGCCGCGGCCCGCTGGTGGCTGCGCAGCGCGAAGGCGTCCTGCTCGTCCCGGCTGATTTTGTAGCGGTCGGCCAGGATTTCGGCGCTCTCACCGAGGGCGATGGTCCACGCCGCCGGCATGTTGGGGTTGATCATCCGCCAGCCGAGCGTGGTGGAGTGCAAGGTCTCGTGGCCGCGCGGGTAGCCGCCCTCGGGCTTGGGCAGCACCCACGGGGCGCGGCTCATCGACTCCACGCCGCCGGCGAGCACCAGGTCCGCGTCGCCGACCTGCACCGTCCGGCTGGCGTTGACGACCGCCTCCAGCCCGGAGCCGCAGAGCCGGTTGACCGTCGCGCCCGGCACGCTGGTGGGCAGCCCGGCCAGCAGCGCGGCCATCCGGGCGACGTTGCGGTTGTCCTCACCGGCACCGTTGGCGTCGCCGAACTGGATGTCGCCGATCATGGCCGGGTCGAGGTCCGGGTGGCGGCCGACCAGCGAGCCGACCACGTGCGCGGCCAGGTCGTCCGGGCGGACCCCGGCGAGCCCTTTGCCG is a window of Saccharopolyspora phatthalungensis DNA encoding:
- a CDS encoding IclR family transcriptional regulator — protein: MESVSDTSGGYVQSLARGLMVIRAFNESNPEMTLSEVARATDLSRAAARRFLHTLVHLGYVWTDGRVFALTPRVLELGFAYLSSVSLPEIAQPYLERLVAEVHESASVSVLDGADIVYVARVPTSRIMTVSINIGTRFPAYATSMGRVILADLDPAALDGYLSEVDLAPLGPHTITSPAELKTELARIREQGWALVDQELEAGLRSIAAPIRDRANRVVAAVNVSSHASRTSPEDARRNLLPPLLETAARIGADLAVAPSSRAVSRRAPGYADFR
- a CDS encoding carboxymuconolactone decarboxylase family protein, which produces MLTLAILAAVGCEDEFAMHVKEARRNGVVPEQSREVLMHVALYAVVPRANSAFAIANKSRTEQRPD
- the pcaD gene encoding 3-oxoadipate enol-lactonase, which gives rise to MNVNYELTGPDGAPVVVLSNSLGTDLTLWDEQVPALTREFQVLRYDQRGHGATPAKPGPYTLKQLGRDVLALLDALGVRKAHFAGLSLGGMTGMWLAEHAPERIDRLALICTSAELGPASMWRDRAALVRQRDTRAMVVPSLPKWFTPELAGRADIVEKFGGMLVAADAEGYAGCCEAIAEMDLLPKLGEITAPTLVIAGAEDPATPPPHAERIAAAVPGARLEVLSPAAHLANAEQPEAVNRLLLDHFTRNLCAAC
- a CDS encoding thiolase family protein, which gives rise to MTDVFVLDAVRTPIGRYGKGLAGVRPDDLAAHVVGSLVGRHPDLDPAMIGDIQFGDANGAGEDNRNVARMAALLAGLPTSVPGATVNRLCGSGLEAVVNASRTVQVGDADLVLAGGVESMSRAPWVLPKPEGGYPRGHETLHSTTLGWRMINPNMPAAWTIALGESAEILADRYKISRDEQDAFALRSHQRAAAAWAAGLFDAEVVPVPGTEVTRDEGVRADSSLASLGKLKPVFRPDGTVTAGNSSPLNDGAAALLVGNEQAAQRIGAHPLARIVSRGAAGVAPEVFGIGPVAAANTALRRAGIGWGDLTAVELNEAFAAQSLACLAEWPGLDPEIVNVQGGAIAIGHPLGASGARILGSLAHQLHRAGGGWGLAAICIGVGQGLAVVLHA